The DNA region tgttggtggtgttgttgctggtgttgttgttgttgctggtgttgttgttgttgctgctggtggtgttgctgctgttgttgctgttgctggtgttgttgctgttgctggtgttgttgttgctggtggtgttgttgttgctggtggtgttgttgctggtggtgttgttgctgttggtggtgttgttgctggtggtgttgttgttgctggtggtgttgttgctggtggtggtgttgttgctgccggtgttgttgctgttggtggtgttgctgttggtgttgttgttgctgttggtggtgttgttgctggtggtgttgttgctgctggtggtgttgttgctgccggtgttgttgctgttggtggtgttgttttctggtggtgttgttgctttccggtgttgtttgctgtttggtggtgttgttgctggtggtgttgttgctgttggtggtgttgttgggtggtggtttttgttgttgctgccggtgttgttgctgttgttgttgttgctgctgccggtgttgttgctgttggtggtgttgctgttggtgttgttgttgctgttgctggtgttgttgctgttgctggtgttgttgttgctggtggtgttgttgctgccggTGTTGTTGCTgccggtgttgttgttgctggtgttgttgttgctggtgttgttgctgcccggggttgttgttgtggtgttgttgttgctggtgttgttgttgctggtgttgttgctgctgctgttgttgttgttgctggtgttgttgttgttgctgctggtgttgttgctgctgctgctgttgttgctgctgttgctgacatttgcagaagaaaaaaaagtaaagaaacgcCATCGACTGACAGAAAGTTGTTCCAAGAGTGCCTCGCTCCCCTGCTCGTTTTTTGTTTCGTTAGATACTTTctatttgtatcatttttttaaaaatctatttatttagttgGTTCGTTagttaggcaggcaggcaggcaggcacgtcGGTTGTCTGCTGAtggtagaagtaatagtagttgtaggaggaggaggaggaggaggagaaggaggaggaagatctgGCTGGTTATAACAGCAGTAGCTGGGCTCGCTCGCcgggtcggtcggtcggtcggtcggtcggttatTAATGATGATTGAGGGCCAGGGACATTAGGCCGGACTGACTAGGCTAGGCTCGGATTGGATTGGCTCTACTAGACCTCTTTGTAAAAGCCTcacttattatcattagtattatcatcaccgtcgtcattatcatcattattaccccAGCAGCTTGGTTGGTTTAgctggtcggtcggtcggtcggtcggtcggcgATCCCAGGatcaaaggaagggaaaggacgaaggaggaggaatggtggtggtggtggtggtggtggtgtgtggtgtgtgtgtgtgtgtgtgtgtgtgtgtgtgcggtggtggtggtggtgatggtggtgtgtgtgtgtgtgtgtgtgtgtgtgtgtgtgtgtgtgtgatgtgtgtgtggtggtagtggtggtggcggtggtgtgtgtgtgtgtgtgtgtgtgtgtggtggtggtggtgtgtgtgtgtggtggtgtggtggtggtgtgtgtgtgtgtgtgtgtttgcggtggtggtggtggtggtggtggtgtgtgtgtggtgtgtgtgtgtgtgtgtgtgtgtgtgtgtgtgctgtggtggtgtggtggtggtggtgtgtgtgtgtgtgtggtgtgtgtgtgtggtggtgtgtgtgtgtgtttgcggtggtggtggtggtggtgtgtgtgtgtgtgtgtggtggtggtggtggtggtgtgtgtgtgtgtgtgtgtgtggtgtggtgtgtggtggtggtgtgtgtggtggtggtgtgtgtggtgtgtgtggtggtggtggtggtggtggtggtggtgtgtgtggtggtggtcgtgtagatggtggtggtggtggtggtggtggtggtgtgtatggtggtggtggtggtggtggtggtggtggtggtggtgtttgtggtggtggtggtggtggtggtgctgtgtttgtagtggtggtggtggtgttgtggtgtgtggtggtggtggtggtggtggtggtagtggctggtggtggtgtagtggtggtgtgtgtgtggtggtgtgtgtgtggtggtggtggttgtggtggtggtggtggttgtggtggtggtggtggttgtggtggtgttggtggtggtggtggtggtggtggtggtggtgctgtgtgtgtagtggtggtggtggtggtggtaataagtagtagaagtagtgttggtgggtggagagttATGACTGGCTTCCCCTTACTACAATGAACACCCAAGTGTTAATGCTATAAACTGCCCGCCGACGCCCCTCGCGCGCCCACTGTCGGTGTTCATTGATTGGCTCTGGATCTCTTCCTATCTTAAAGCCTTACTTAGTAACTATAGGTGGTGGTTGGCCGGTCggagctcctcctcctcctcttcctcctcctcctccacctccacctcctcctcctcctcctccacctccacctcctcctcctcctcctcctcctcctcctcctccacctccacctcctcctcctccacctctacctcctcctccacctccacctcctcctcctcctcctcctcctccacctcctcctcctcctcctccacctcctccacctcctcctcctccacctcctccacctttaCAGGCTGCGCCGATGAACGATGGAGACGCCAGAAACGGAACTGCGCCCAgcgattcaccaccaccaccaccaccaccaccaccaccaccacccggttCTGAGCAAAACGGggcatcgtcgtcgtcttcttctgctgctgttgctgccaccgaacgctgaaaacccgtaccacacacaacagaggtCCGAGGACAATCGTCCGCTGCTTCAACAGCTCCAGCACAGCGGACGTCGTCTTCAGACAAAGGGAATGGGGGTGGAAAATCATCCTCTGCTGACaagaagaaggatggaaggaggaacCTGACCAACAAGGATCTAGGAGTCTTTAGAAATAAACCGGCACGACGGGACATGGCCTTACCGCAGACGCCACTAGCGTCTTTCGAAGGGAGGTGGAAATCAAACATATCACAGACGCCAGAGGTGATGGCGGAATGTGGCATGTATTACGCGGGCTACGACGATTGTGTCCGTGGCTTTTCCTGCGGCGGAggactggaaaaaacaacaactgggaaGCTGCTGATGATCCCTGGGTCGAACACGCCCGCTGGTATCCGGGATgcgtctgattgattgattgattgatgtggatacttctatagcgcctatccttggtcagagaccaagctctaagcgctttacatacacggggacatttgcaccacaggctgcctacctgggtagagccgactgacggctgccactgggcgccggctcatcattcgtttcctgtgtcattcaatcagatttcagacgcacacacatacacactcagacatgtaacattttacgtgtatgattgtttttatttatttaccccgccatgtaggcagccatactccgttttcgggggtgtgcatgctgggtatattcttgtttccataacccaccgaacgctgacatggattacaggatctttaacgtgcgtatttgatcttctgcgtgcgcatacacacgaagggggttcaggcactagcaggtctgcacatatgttgacctgggagatcggaaaaatctccaccctttacccaccaggtgcaccgagattcgaacccaggaccctcagattgaaagtccagcgctttaaccattcggctattgcacccgtctactTTTCTTTTGCGCAAAGGGGGCTCAGTTCGTGGAAATTGTCCAACGAAAGGACAGAATAGGGGACAGGGCCTTTATCAAGGACATTGAAGAAGAAATAAACCTGAAGAAGACAGgcgcagctgctgctgctgtcagtctGCCAACGCCGCTCAGGAATCCGCTAAGGTCGCTTGGTTCATGCGACAGGAAACTGGCGACGGTCAGTCTGCGGGAGCTGGAAGAGGAGTACGAGACGCTGATCACTGAGCTCACATGCAAGGTCTGCATGGGTGAGAAGAGCTCCATGGTGCCCCTGCCCTGCAGTCACCACGTGGCCTGCGTCAACTGTGCTGTGATCCTGAAACACTGCCCCGTGTGCATGACCTTCATCAAAGGCATCGTCAAGGTCAACTGTACTGTGATACTGAAACACTGCCCCGTGTGCAGGAGCTTCATCAAAGGCATAGTCAAGGTCAACTGTACTGTGATCCTGAAACACTGCCCCATTTGCATGACCTTCATCAAAGGCATAGTCAAGGTCAACTGTACTGTGATACTGGAACACTGCCCCGTGTGCAGGAGCTTCATCAAAGGCACAGTCAAGGTCAACGCGGATTGTTGAAATGGTTCCACTCTACCACGTTGCGTTCAGCATTTAACATGCCCCGATCCTTTACCTTACCTGAAAAATCAAATGAGGATGAGGAGATGCTTTCAATCTCCAGAGGTGAGGACAAATTAAACTGAATGCAAAACAAGAGACGCAAGGCTTTCAAGattcatttgtgatacacttaaaaaaaaaaatctaattgttaaaatgtgttctgcatttatAAAGctccgggttaaaaaaaaagaagtcctaaccagattcgaaccccacgtgttcgggtgagaagaaactgtcttacccattatactgttgtggctccttaactgacgttctaaaatttaatattagaacatactttttttaaagggcgataaatcaattgcggtattcgcagtgaaaatgctgtttaaatcatattattctggtgtatcttgggcattcaaaaaatctttaagggcaataacaaattctttttaagtccgcggtaaaggagacatggctatcgccgcaatcacactgacacatttagccgttttctctagatctagatagatgtgcaagtttagtcacacccgccgggaatatagtacgacacggtcgattcaatttctcttttatgttcattctaattttatagttttaaagctgatatgaaaattgagtattttggtgaactaataacatgtagagccaagtacaagtacatctaaacgtcgtaagaagtgaaaaggacttcattttgagaaaagtcaagactggaaattttttcgtttcatcgtgatcaattcaaaggtattaactcgcatggtttacaatttttaactgtgaattccaactgattctgtggatatttttatggcagtttggggcataatccagtaagtgatgaggcgttcacaaatctttctctgaataaatatttaacgatctccttctccaactttccatcacatgtaatcgtgtattgtccattgaatataggattgaaggggcaggtcaacaacttgaaacaaaatggcgtcgttcgcgttcgcgaagaatatgagcacgcactttgaatgtgtataaatatgtgtacgcaattaatttttgcccatgaccttcagggctcagccaacagatctgtaaagtccactcgtcgtattgattttagtatttttcgaaaaagaccacttgggcgaatgaacacagtgaaagctctgtacactgagagtaaaacacacaagctttttatgtattgagtataatttcaaaatttaatgtttaaaatgagaaagatcagtttaaagcaaattaagtcccctagcattaattacagagtaatttccctttgcaccaaaacgtttgcaaaataaataaaacttccatgcttagcaaaacaagttcatgtttgaacaaaaaatgataataatgactgctcttgttgttgtgtcagaatatcagatcaaagtgccatgtttagagaatacaaaaaatataaatataacagtaaatgcagtttgcatataattaggcttcatttgtgtgtgtgtgtgtgtgtgtgtgtgtgtgtgtgtgtgtgtgtgtgtgtgtgtgtgtgtgtgtgtatgcccatcccacaggtgcaatattgttttatacaagatgactgaaaagaactgaatttttcctatctttatgcctaatttggtgtcaactgacaaagtatttgcagaaaaaatgtcaatgttaaagtttaccacggacacacacacacacacacacacacacacacacacacacacacacacacacacacacacacacagacaaccgaacaccgggttaaaacatagactcactttgtttacacaagtgagtaaaaaatgcaACTCTTATAtacatgagtggacttttacgtgtatggccgtttttaacccccgccatgcaggcagtcattctccgtttttgggtagtgtggtggtgtgtgggtgtgtgcggtgAACGTTTTCATTACctaccgaacgctcacatggcttacgggatcttaaacgtgcgtggTTTATCTTCAGGTTGCGTGTACACataaagagggttcaggcattagcaggtctgcacaactgttgacctgttgagatcggaaaaatatccaccctttacccacgagggGCCGTGACtgggattcgatcccgggaccctcagattgaaagtcccaggCTTTAACCCTCTCCCGGCTGTTGCGGCCGTCGGTGGGCAAAAAGATCCAGTAATCTTTGAATGTGTTTTAAACTCAACAACAAATGCATATATTTACGTATATCTACATTCCATTAGCAATCGTCTTGATTTTATCGAAAATACCtaactgcattctctctctctctctctctctctctctctctctctctctctctctctcacccacacactcacgcacacacatacacatttcagcatgcgcacgcacacacacacactcacacacacacacacacacacacacacacacacacacacacacacacacacacacacacaaaacacacacacacgcttgaaaaTCATAATTTGTTTAACAAACCTGTAACCTAGACTATTGAGTCGAAAATATTATTAAGAACAGGCTATGTTTTAGTGTTGGGCTTGTGGCAAAACATtaacactctccatacgaacggcgaaagagacgacgttaacagcgtttcaccccaattaccatcatcaaaatattgcaagcggaacgctcttatactgaagaggtgaatgttgacaaagaataccacaattctgacgacggaagctaaaggttgggtcattcagacacccactggatatccgaggggtctgtgtagaggagaagagaggactggccgtactgagtgagttaacgtttcCAGCTCTCTCCTTTGGCCCGATGTTGGTCAAGAACATTTCCCAGAATAAGTGATGACTTACTATTGCGTGCCACCACCCAAACCAAAATTTCTGAcatgctaaaaaaataaaataaaataaaaaatctacaCAGAGTGTATGTATACACTCCTGAGGCGATATATTCAACACCGAAGGAAAGGAGATTGTTGTtggtggacagaaagagagtacacacacacacgtacacacacacacacacacacacacacacacacacacacacacacgcacgcacacacacacacacacacacacacacacacacacacacgcacgcacacacacacacacacacacacacacacacacacacacacacacacacacacacacacacacacacacacacacacacacacacacgcacgcacgcacgcacacacacacacacacacacacacacacacacacacacacacacagatagagagagattcagatattTTAATCCTGTAAGCCCTTTCGGGTCATGGAGGATGTCAAAGCAATGTGTTACAAAATGAATGCTCAACAATGGAACAAGCGCAAGGGATCACCGAGATTTTAttccattttgaaattatgcgGCCACAGTCCCAACCTTGCACAAAAACTTTACGTATTAACTTGATGAATTTACTtaaatttaacaaaaaaaaacaatttttgcTCCCTGAAAACAGTTTTACACTTACTGCATGCTGAACGAACGTATGTATATTTCTTTGGGGTAGACGTGTTTCTCATTTCATCGTATTTGGGGCATTCtttaataacaaaatgaaattcatcaccaaGTTCATTTCTGTCTTTACAAAGACGTTCTTCGTGGAGAATGCCAAATCTTCTTCCTACTTCAATCAGAAGTCTATGGTTGCAACATCGAAATTTAACCAATGGGTGAACATTTGGCAACTAATAAATGTAAGTATATTTCTCTCATTTAAGGCTGTTTCCTAATTTCTGTACAACAAGCATTTGTTAACTGGAGTATAAAGCTTAACGCCATGCACGGTCATAATTATCGGGTAAAGCCACGCGGACatttctgcaaacacacacagacagacagacaaagacacgcagagagataaacagacaccttgaaacacacagacacgcacagacagacacacagacacagacaggcagacacacacacacacacacacacacaatatatatatatatatatatatatatatatatatatatatatatatatatattcaatactgttatttatatttacattgttgtaggttaatacttgttgatatgcatatgcatattctccttcccaagacaactcattcaatacacaccacaacctcttaagactttttcttataatatacttttcctctgatacataacatgaactttttttttcttcttttttttttctttttttacactaatatccaCATgcatccctttcctttatacacgttttttttttaactcctttccgtctaaaaacacttatagtgaatagacgttaaactgaagaaaacacacacacaatcgcacgcgtgcgcgtgtgtgcgcatccAGCGAGTGCACAATCAATTTTAGTTTGGGGATGAGTGCTTTCGTGAAgtcacaggagggggggggggggggcgtgtcagtatggcggggggagagggggaccgTGTCAGtatggcggggggagaggggggccgtGTCAGCatggcgggggggagaggggggccgtGTCAGTATggcggggggaagagagggggcgtGTCAGtatggcggggggagaggggggccgtGTCAGtatggcggggggagaggggggccatGTCAGTatggcgggggggagagggaggcgtgTCAGTatggcgggggagagggaggcgtGTCAGtatggcggggggagaggggggccgtGTCAGtatggcggggggagaggggggccgtGTCAGcatggcggggggagaggggggcgtgtcagtatggcggggggagagaggggcgtgtCAGTatgcggggggagagaggggcgtgtCAGTATGgccggggggagagaggggccgTGTCAGTatgacggggggagagggggccgtGTCAGtatggcggggggagaggggggcgtgtcagtatggcggggggagagaggggcgtgtCAGTatgacggggggagagaggggccgTGTCAGtatggcggggagagaggggggcgtgtcagtatggcggggggagagagggggcgtgtcagtatggcggggggagagggggcgtgtcAGT from Babylonia areolata isolate BAREFJ2019XMU chromosome 12, ASM4173473v1, whole genome shotgun sequence includes:
- the LOC143288260 gene encoding baculoviral IAP repeat-containing protein 7-B-like, translating into MAECGMYYAGYDDCVRGFSCGGGLEKTTTGKLLMIPGSNTPAGTRLLFFCAKGAQFVEIVQRKDRIGDRAFIKDIEEEINLKKTGAAAAAVSLPTPLRNPLRSLGSCDRKLATVSLRELEEEYETLITELTCKVCMGEKSSMVPLPCSHHVACVNCAVILKHCPVCMTFIKGIVKVNCTVILKHCPVCRSFIKGIVKVNCTVILKHCPICMTFIKGIVKVNCTVILEHCPVCRSFIKGTVKVNADC